CCGGTGGCCTGGATCACGCGTACCTGAACGACCTCCCGGACCTGGGCGACGACACCACCGCCGAGGTCATCGCCGCGTACATCCACCGCAAGACCATGGACCGCGTGCGCGCCGACCTGCCCGAGGGCGACGACGGCGCGGACCTGCGCCTGCACGTGACGCTGTGGGAAACACCCGACAGCTCCTGCGAGTACTGGGAGTGAACGGGTGAACTATCCCGTCTACGAGCGGTTCTACACGTGGCAGGGCGAGGGGGTGCACCTGGGGCGCGCGGCGTACTTCATCCGGCTGTACGGTTGCCCGCAGGCCTGCCCGTGGTGCGACAGTGCCGGAACGTGGCACCGGGAGTACCGTCCGGACGGCGTGACCCTGATGAGCGAAGGCGAACTGGCCGACGTGGTGCGGGCCGAGAGTCCGGACGGCGCGGTGGTCGTCGTGACGGGGGGCGAGCCGATCCTGTTCGACCTCGCGCCCCTGACGGACGCCCTGCACGCCCTGGGTCGCCGGGTGCACATCGAGACGAGCGGGATCGCACCGCTGCGCGGCGGGCTGGACTGGGTGACGCTGTCCCCGAAACCCTTCGGGCAGCCCCCGCTGCCGGACGTCGTGGCCCTCGCGGACGAGGTGAAGATCATCGTCCACGACCCCAGCGACATCCAGGCCGGACTGGACACCCTGACCGGCCTGCCGGACGACGCGGTGATCTGGCTGCACCCCGAGTGGAGCAAGGCCCGCGAACGGGACCTGACCGTCCTGAACGCGATCACGCAGGCGGTCAAGGAGAACCCGCGCCTGCGGGCCGGGTACCAGATGCACAAGCTGTACCGCGCCGACGACCTCGACGCGCACAGCGACAAACGCCTCATCCCCCTCGGCGGGAACGCGGCCCTGGGGTATTGAGCTTCTGGAGCCCTCTTCCGTGGGGAGAGGGTTGGGTGAGGGGTCTTTTGGAGGTTGGGTATGACTGAAGGCAAGAAGCGCGCGGTGGTGTTGCTGTCGGGTGGGCTGGATTCGAGCACGGTGCTGGGCATGGCGACGCGGGACGGGTATGCGTGCACGGCGTTGTCGTTCCGGTATGGGCAGCGGCATACGGTGGAGCTGGAGCGGGCGGCGACGGTCGCGGCGCACTTCGGGGCTGATCACCGGGTAATTGACATCAACATCGGGTCGTTCGGGGGGAGTGCCCTGACGGACGAGTCGATGGTGGTGCCGACGGACGGGACGGAGGACGGCGTGATCCCGCCGACGTACGTGCCGGGGCGCAACACGGTCTTTATTGCCGTGGGTCTGAGTCTCGCGGAAGCTATTGATGCCGAGCGGGTGTTCCTGGGGATCAACGCGGTGGATTACAGCGGGTACCCGGACTGCCGGCCGGAGTACCTGTCGGCGTACCAGACGCTGGCGGACCTGGCGACGAAGGCGGGCCTGGAGGGGCGTGGGGCGGTGCTGACGGCGCCACTGGCGGAAATGACGAAGGCGGACATCGTGCGCGAGGCGCTGGCGGTGGGCGTGCCGATTGACGTGACCTGGAGCTGTTATCAGGGCGGCGAGGAGCCGTGTGGGGTGTGCGATTCGTGCCGCATCCGGGATAAGGCGCTGATCGAGGCGGGCCGCCCGGACCTCGCCACCACCTACGCACAGGCGCGGCTGGCGTAAGGAGGCGGCTGGCGGAAGTCGACACTTCCTCTCCCGGCCCACCCCATGCCGCCTCATCAGACAATCCGCGCACCGGGGTCTGTTTTAATGGCGGGCATGTCCGACCTCTCCCCTGCCGCCACGCCGCACGACGCCCCGCACGACCCCA
This window of the Deinococcus seoulensis genome carries:
- a CDS encoding 7-carboxy-7-deazaguanine synthase QueE, producing the protein MNYPVYERFYTWQGEGVHLGRAAYFIRLYGCPQACPWCDSAGTWHREYRPDGVTLMSEGELADVVRAESPDGAVVVVTGGEPILFDLAPLTDALHALGRRVHIETSGIAPLRGGLDWVTLSPKPFGQPPLPDVVALADEVKIIVHDPSDIQAGLDTLTGLPDDAVIWLHPEWSKARERDLTVLNAITQAVKENPRLRAGYQMHKLYRADDLDAHSDKRLIPLGGNAALGY
- the queC gene encoding 7-cyano-7-deazaguanine synthase QueC, producing the protein MTEGKKRAVVLLSGGLDSSTVLGMATRDGYACTALSFRYGQRHTVELERAATVAAHFGADHRVIDINIGSFGGSALTDESMVVPTDGTEDGVIPPTYVPGRNTVFIAVGLSLAEAIDAERVFLGINAVDYSGYPDCRPEYLSAYQTLADLATKAGLEGRGAVLTAPLAEMTKADIVREALAVGVPIDVTWSCYQGGEEPCGVCDSCRIRDKALIEAGRPDLATTYAQARLA